Part of the Rhinoderma darwinii isolate aRhiDar2 chromosome 2, aRhiDar2.hap1, whole genome shotgun sequence genome, catggcaaGAGTGGCGCAGTTTTCGGAAAAAAATCCAACCTTCTTTTCTATTCTTAGACAACCCCAAGCTAGTCCTAGACATTTGATATTTGTCAACAGATCCCTCCAATTTTGACCAGATCTGGTGACAATGTAATTGTATGAAGACAGCCAGACTATCCCATGATTAAGGACTATCTGATCCTATGTTTTCCTAGGGATATGCGTTATAATGATTGTCTGGTATCTGCTCTACTTTGTCATACTGCTGCAATTGAGGTTCCTTGGGACCACTAGAAGAAATTATTCTGAAAGCCCATCCTTCATCTATGCAGACAAGATATACATCCACTTTAAATGTCATCGTAACCTCTTCTTCTACCATTGTAGGATATTATAAGTTTCCATCCACTGATGGTACATGAGACCTCTGTCCCTGATCCACCCTTTAGAAGATCCAAACAAACTTGCGACCATTGAAGGAAAATTTCACGCAAAGTCATTTTCAACCTTTTTTGTCCCATAAGGAATCATTGAAGTTATGGGCAATGCCGATTTTACAGTGAGGTCAACGTTGTGCCGTTGAGTAGCTCTCGGCATATGATGCTTGTATACATTGATAATTTTGGAAATTAAAATGTTATGTATTTTCTTTTAGGACTGATCCGGAATTGATCATGGACATTACCCACTCGGACATGTCCAGCTGCCCACTGGTAGGTACAAATATTCAAGCTGAAGTGAAGCCGGACAGACCAAGGGTGATATCGAAAAGTGGCCATAGCAATGTGAAGATTGACAAAGTAGATGGAGTCTTTTTTCTTTACCTACAAGACTTATGGACAACTGTGATCGACATGAAATGGAGGTATAAACTCACCTTGTTTGCTGCAACCTTTTTCCTGACATGGTGTTTTTTTGGAGTTATTTATTTCATCATAGCCATAGTCCATGGAGATGTACGCAGAGACCCAACTTCCAACCACACTCCTTGTGTAATGAACGTTGACTCCTTCACTGGTGCCTTCCTGTTTTCTCTAGAGTCACAGACCACAATTGGTTATGGGTTCCGGTTCATTACTGAGGAATGCCCGGTGGCTATTGTCTTGCTTGTGGCACAGTTGGTCTTGACCACTTTAATTGAAATTTTTATCACAGGTACTTTCCTGGCCAAAATTGCCAGACCCAAAAAACGGGCAGAGACAATAAAATTTAGTAATAAAGCAGTTATTACAAAACATAATGGGAAGATGTGCTTGGTGGTACAGGTAGCGAACATGAGGAAGAGCCTTTTAATACAATGTCAACTTTATGGGAAACTTCTTCATTCTTATGAAACCAAGGAAGGGGAGAAGATCTTACTCAAGCAGGCCAACATGAGTTTCCATGTggactcttcttctgaaagtcccTTTTTAATCTTGCcattaaccttctaccacgttctTGATGAAAAAAGCCCACTAAAAGATCTCACTCGTGAAAACATAAAGAGTAAAGAGTTTGAACTGGTTGTTCTTCTCAACGCAACAGTGGAGTCTACCAGCACGGTCTGCCAGAGTCGGACATCTTTTCTTCCAGATGAGATCTACTGGGGTTACGAATTTGTTCCCGTTGTCTCCTTGTCCCCACAAGGGAAATATGTTGCTGATTTCAGTAATTTTGATAAAATCAGGAAAAGTGTGGAGATACAAAAAATATACTTTTCAAATTTCGAGAAGCAGAGATTGGAAGAGGAAATAAGGCAGCAAGAACAAAAAGAGAGACAAAAATTTTCCGTAATGTCAATACAAAGTGATGTTTGACATATCTATGTAGTGGATTTCAACTGACTGCGGCAAATGGGTTTTTAGCAATATGATAGGTCCATACTGGTGACCCagtgcaggatttttttttttaattcttccaTTGAATTTTGTATAGCTGTAATTTTGTTGAAGAATTCTATTTGTGCACAACCCTAagacctcctggacatggccatattaCGGATCTGTGTCGTATGGGTCTATAATACAGTACTCACAGACAACTATGGGCCCATGGGGGCATACAAAGTTTTTTGACATGATCC contains:
- the KCNJ15 gene encoding ATP-sensitive inward rectifier potassium channel 15, translating into MDITHSDMSSCPLVGTNIQAEVKPDRPRVISKSGHSNVKIDKVDGVFFLYLQDLWTTVIDMKWRYKLTLFAATFFLTWCFFGVIYFIIAIVHGDVRRDPTSNHTPCVMNVDSFTGAFLFSLESQTTIGYGFRFITEECPVAIVLLVAQLVLTTLIEIFITGTFLAKIARPKKRAETIKFSNKAVITKHNGKMCLVVQVANMRKSLLIQCQLYGKLLHSYETKEGEKILLKQANMSFHVDSSSESPFLILPLTFYHVLDEKSPLKDLTRENIKSKEFELVVLLNATVESTSTVCQSRTSFLPDEIYWGYEFVPVVSLSPQGKYVADFSNFDKIRKSVEIQKIYFSNFEKQRLEEEIRQQEQKERQKFSVMSIQSDV